In candidate division WOR-3 bacterium, the genomic window TTCAAGGTCATAATATTCAAAATAAAAATTCTCTAATATTCCTTTTTTACATGAAATAAAAATAGTAAAAAGAAAAAGGATTTTTTTAAACTTTGAATTTACCGAGAAGAAGTTTAAGTTCATCACCGAGTTTCCCGAGTTCCGAAACTGTTGCAGTTATTTCTTCCATTGATGCAAGTTGTTCTTCCATACTTGCAGCTATCTGCTCAGAGGATACAGATACACTTTCTGACATTTCACCCACTCTATCCATAAATTTAGCAAGTTTCTCAATCTCTTCCCTTTCCTTTTGTGAGAGTTTAGCAATTTTACTTGTTCTTTCCATTGCTTCCTCAGTCTGGTCAGCTATTTTTTTAAGTTGAGAAACTGCATCAAATATAATATCTCTTGAACTTAAAAGGGTTTCATTTACCTTTTTCATTGCATTCAAAGTTTCTTGCATACCCTGATTTATGTTTTCCACTATTTCCTGAATTTTTATAGAAGAAATTCTTGAATCTTCGGCCAATTTTCTTATTTCCTGTGCCACTATGGCAAAACCTTTACCATATTCTCCAGCCCTTGCAGCTTCTATGTAAGCATTCAAAGATAAGAGATTAGTCCTTTTCATAAACCCTTGAATACTTTCAGTTATTTCTCTTACTCCCCTCAACATTTGCGATAAGGTTTCAATATTATTTCTTAAAGATGTTATATCATTTTGCATTTCAGTTAATTTCTGCATAACCATTTCTGAAACTTCTCTTCCCTTTCTTGTAAAAAGAAGTGCGTCTTTTTCCAATTCCTCCATTTCCCTTGATTCTTCAGATGTTGAAAGAGAAAGCTCTAAAATTTCTTTAACTGATTTTGAAGCATCTATAACACTTGATGCAGTTTCTGAGGCGAGGGAGGCCATTTTTTGAACTGTATCTGTTACTTCATTTGATGATGCTGTCAATTCTTGAGTTGCACTTGAAATGTTTTCTGAAAATTCTCTAATCTTTTCTGATGTTTCAAGGGTTTTTGATACATTAATCCTTAATTTGTTTATGAATTCATTGAAGAAAATTGCCATTTCAGAAAATTCATCTTTCCCGTCAAGTTTAATTGTAACTCTTAAGTCCGCTTCACCTTCAGCAATTTCTTTTAATTTGTTTTTAAATATGTTGATTGGATTTATAAGTATCATTGAAAGGATAAAGGAAATTAATCCGCCAACCATGAGGAAAATGATTGAAAAGATAAAAGCTGCGAAACTAGCTCTTTTTTCTGCTTCTACAATATCTTTTTTGCTTGTTACAAGTCTTAAAAATCCTATAGGAGATTTATCCTCAGGTGGAACTATTGGATATATCATATCAAGATATTTTTCTTTTTCTGAGAATACATTTTTTTCTTTTTTTCTGTGACAGGTGATGCAATCCTTACCTGTTTGCTTTTCAAAATGTGCTTTTTTAGGTTCTTCTCCTACTTCATAAAATTTTTTTAAAGAATCTCCTGAATAAACTGCTATGTATATTATATTTTCATTTTTAATGAGTTCCTTTAAAATGTTTTTTATAAGAAGTGAATCTTCAAATAAAAGGGAGAGTTTTATTCTTTCAATTGTAATTTTTGCAAGGGTGTCAGAATAACTTATAATATTTTTTCTTGCTGTATCCCGCATATAAAATAGGAAAAACAGAGCAAAGGAAATTATTATAATAAGGGTGTATGGGAAAAAGGTTAAAAATAATTTTTTTCTAAATCCATAAAAAAAGTTTTTTAAAATTTTTTCCTTCATAATCTTTCAAATATTGTATTTTCTTTTATATTTAAGTGTTTTAATGCTCTTTTTGTTAATTTTCTACCTCTTGGAGTTCTTTCTATTAATCCCTCTCTTAAAAGAAAAGGTTCATAAACCTCTTCAATTGTTCCTACATCTTCTCCTACAGCTTGAGATATTGTTTTAAGGCCAACAGGTCCACCACCAAATTTTTCATAAATACAGAATAAGATTTTTTTATCCATTTCATTAAGTCCGAGTTCATCAACTTCAAGTTTTTGTAAAGCATATTTTGTAATTTCGAGATCAATTTTTTCCTTTAATTTATAATCAGCAAAATCTCTAACTCTTTTCAAAAGTCTATTAACAATTCTTGGTGTTCCCCTTCCTCTCCTTGCAATTTCAAAGGCAGCATCTTCTTCAATTTTTATATTTAAAATTTTAGCAGATCTTTTAACTATCTCCTTTAATTCTTCCACCTCATAGTAATCAATCCTTATCTGAATTCCAAATCTTGATTGTAAGGGACTTGTTAAGAGCCCCATTCTTGTTGTTGCCCCTATAAGAGTAAAG contains:
- the ruvB gene encoding Holliday junction branch migration DNA helicase RuvB translates to MKMKILNPNLIEEDISLSELLRPRKLKEFIGKEKIKENLKVFIEAAKKRNEPLDHVIFTGPPGLGKTTLSHIISYEMGTNIKLVSGPVIERPFDLAGILTNLNKGDILFIDEIHRLPRNVEEYLYSAMENYEIEIMVDKGPKAKSIKLKLKPFTLIGATTRMGLLTSPLQSRFGIQIRIDYYEVEELKEIVKRSAKILNIKIEEDAAFEIARRGRGTPRIVNRLLKRVRDFADYKLKEKIDLEITKYALQKLEVDELGLNEMDKKILFCIYEKFGGGPVGLKTISQAVGEDVGTIEEVYEPFLLREGLIERTPRGRKLTKRALKHLNIKENTIFERL
- a CDS encoding methyl-accepting chemotaxis protein is translated as MKEKILKNFFYGFRKKLFLTFFPYTLIIIISFALFFLFYMRDTARKNIISYSDTLAKITIERIKLSLLFEDSLLIKNILKELIKNENIIYIAVYSGDSLKKFYEVGEEPKKAHFEKQTGKDCITCHRKKEKNVFSEKEKYLDMIYPIVPPEDKSPIGFLRLVTSKKDIVEAEKRASFAAFIFSIIFLMVGGLISFILSMILINPINIFKNKLKEIAEGEADLRVTIKLDGKDEFSEMAIFFNEFINKLRINVSKTLETSEKIREFSENISSATQELTASSNEVTDTVQKMASLASETASSVIDASKSVKEILELSLSTSEESREMEELEKDALLFTRKGREVSEMVMQKLTEMQNDITSLRNNIETLSQMLRGVREITESIQGFMKRTNLLSLNAYIEAARAGEYGKGFAIVAQEIRKLAEDSRISSIKIQEIVENINQGMQETLNAMKKVNETLLSSRDIIFDAVSQLKKIADQTEEAMERTSKIAKLSQKEREEIEKLAKFMDRVGEMSESVSVSSEQIAASMEEQLASMEEITATVSELGKLGDELKLLLGKFKV